In Temnothorax longispinosus isolate EJ_2023e chromosome 2, Tlon_JGU_v1, whole genome shotgun sequence, one DNA window encodes the following:
- the LOC139808166 gene encoding uncharacterized protein isoform X3, which yields MASGLPPNVHQKKLGPAPIASFEDLSEEVENGESAAAAAAAAAATATATTAVAVGRMPGIVEVTTPATPGSSLKTPSTPRIDISRASSSSHHEDSNSRDSSPDRELLAGADPPSGCKLTLGYKEDAQDLRSSTEELDLQDPVHEQDLKRESKRRKRKEADGSQSDYSGKQLGQDRERKDSNCSEICLLNISGRTSRLSSVGSQGSGVSGKLSVMSVTSSRSPSPHKCLLETSFCGSKPTLADNLIEPSKPETDDLEKILLKREADTTKALIPESIKVPMVGGNLKPDPLDKPRRRGREERKEIFKREVEITKRFLEKVNIEVPIIKKSSEQQGSAPRQQHQQHKQQQQQQHQQQQQHQHQHQQQYQSTNVQIQEVQKPVTLDFNDKRKKTQNFKEIVQTTPTTSSLTGSPKLPRHQKVRDLEGSRTPSPSSVSRKSSFASLFKARTDGGSVLSPESPSPSTKPRRSLTSKLKDTTESLRSRSKSRERVSIDKGSIMKKDSKNKGVFSSTLSLFKKRERKKSYDEAIAASCDLEVASGDEHPSLESIGHVEFTFNTEKERTRQDDSIFISLHADDRNYEEALPSESVSIPLETPTKLLDEYESEGPHMGSIITEVSIEHHPTPSSSIAKIRTEAQIETRTATQTVSKSSCRDNRPPQSELKDSHILKSSKLRDSKISAQANKIVEALPPPKSSITVKPDIKLEIKSEVKSIDLRTSSSGLSRESTGKKPDIIKPKRKSKENQQQQQQQPESPEKINDDVGMQQKKISSGELSRTVQETKRLDLLDDKISKSLEQEGLVKTPSVISDLDHNSSESEKDSEIEFIRNKVEKLAEELPDERKGLFYEESFEEDLPYVPTTLPLEKSVAIPILPVKQRLQEVRTIPIERPRSTTPINPTLLDEFVMQTSLDERRVERMKISLPREDSFKLKSPRRQYASTANTFTEFAGKVPPDGGRKGATNQGKSPSPPPLPPRASSSSSSSSSAAAAAATTATAARLSNWINFEEIPEKRKAPKRIQTIPRGPEDEIAKTISGGYSYVQPEECKCECHEESRRASMREVAAVAAAVAATATTSTSTRTSSCSSNGERPCNGENCTAPATGGSSVDRASIVRNLFLYFQ from the exons ATGGCGTCAGGATTGCCGCCGAATGTCCATCAAAAGAAGCTTGGACCAGCGCCGATAGCATCTTTCGAAGACTTATCCGAGGAAGTGGAAAAC GGAGAAtcggcggcagcggcagcggcagcggcagcggcgacggcgacggcgacgacggcggtaGCGGTAGGGCGAATGCCGGGTATCGTCGAGGTCACCACGCCAGCAACGCCTGGTAGTTCGCTCAAGACGCCTAGCACGCCGCGAATTGATATCAGTAGAGCGAGCAGTTCTTCGCACCATGAGGACAGTAATTCCAGGGATTCGTCGCCTGACCGGGAGCTTCTCGCAG GTGCGGATCCTCCGTCCGGTTGCAAGCTGACCCTGGGCTACAAGGAAGACGCCCAAGACCTCAGGTCCTCTACGGAGGAACTGGATTTACAGGATCCCGTCCATGAGCAAGATCTCAAACGGGAGTCCAAAAGGCGAAAGCGGAAGGAGGCCGACGGATCCCAATCGGATTACAGTGGCAAGCAGCTGGGTCAAGATCGCGAACGCAAGGACAGTAACTGCTCGGAGATATGCTTGCTCAACATTAGCGGTAGAACGTCTAGACTGTCGTCGGTTGGCAGTCAAGGCTCCGGCGTCTCCGGGAAGCTCTCGGTCATGTCAGTGACTTCCTCCAG ATCCCCGAGTCCTCACAAGTGTCTACTGGAGACGTCGTTCTGCGGAAGCAAGCCGACGCTGGCTGATAATCTAATAGAGCCATCGAAACCGGAGACCGATGATCTCGAGAAGATACTCTTGAAGCGGGAGGCCGATACCACGAAGGCATTGATTCCCGAGAGTATTAAAGTGCCTATGGTAGGTGGCAATCTGAAGCCGGATCCGTTGGACAAGCCTAGAAGACGCGGTCGTGAGGAGCGGAAGGAAATCTTCAAACGGGAAGTGGAAATCACCAAAAGATTTCTGGAAAAAGTTAATATAGAG GTACCGATCATCAAAAAATCGAGCGAACAACAAGGATCGGCACCGCGACAACAGCACCAACAACAcaagcagcaacagcaacagcaacatcaacaacaacaacaacatcAACATCAACATCAGCAGCAATACCAATCAACAAATGTTCAAATCCAGGAAGTTCAAAAACCCGTGACACTCGATTTCAAcgacaaaagaaagaagactCAAAACTTTAAGGAGATTGTGCAGACGACACCTACGACGAGTAGCCTCACCGGAAGTCCGAAATTACCGAGACATCAAAAAGTTCGCGATCTTGAAGGCTCGCGAACGCCCAGTCCGTCGTCCGTATCCAGAAAAAGTAGCTTTGCCTCGTTGTTTAAg GCTAGAACCGACGGCGGCAGCGTATTGAGCCCGGAATCACCGTCACCTAGCACAAAGCCACGACGAAGTCTGACATCGAAATTGAAAGACACTACGGAGAGTCTGAGGAGCCGTTCAAAATCACGCGAGAGAGTCTCTATAGACAAAGGTTCAATCATGAAGAAGGACTCGAAGAATAAGGGAGTATTTTCGTCTACACTGAGCTTGTTTAAGAAACGCGAGAGGAAGAAGAGCTACGATGAAGCAATTGCGGCCTCGTGTGATCTCGAAGTCGCCAGTGGGGACGAACATCCGTCTCTCGAGAGTATCGGTCACGTGGAGTTTACGTTCAACACGGAGAAAGAAAGGACGCGTCAGGATGATTCAATCTTCATTAGTCTGCATGCCGATGACAGGAACTACGAGGAGGCCTTGCCGTCGGAGAGCGTCTCGATACCGTTGGAAACGCCGACCAAATTACTGGACGAGTACGAGTCCGAAGGGCCGCATATGGGCAGTATAATCACAGAGGTGTCGATCGAGCACCATCCGacaccgtcgtcgtcgatcgCCAAAATTAGGACTGAAGCGCAGATCGAAACGCGTACGGCGACGCAGACCGTATCCAAAAGCTCGTGCAGAGATAACCGGCCACCGCAGAGCGAGTTGAAAGACTCGCACATACTGAAAAGTTCCAAGTTGAGAGACTCGAAGATTAGCGCGCAGGCTAACAAAATAGTCGAGGCGCTGCCACCACCCAAGTCATCGATTACGGTTAAACCAGATATTAAACTGGAGATTAAATCGGAAGTTAAATCGATAGATTTGCGAACGTCGTCCAGTGGTTTGTCGAGAGAATCTACTGGCAAAAAGCCGGACATAATAAAGCCAAAGAGAAAAAGCAAAGAGaatcagcagcagcagcagcagcagccagAATCACCCGAGAAGATAAACGATGATGTAGGGATGCAACAGAAAAAGATAAGCTCGGGAGAGCTTTCTCGAACTGTACAAGAAACTAAAAGACTCGATCTCCTTGATGACAAGATCAGTAAGTCGCTAGAACAGGAAGGTCTGGTAAAAACACCCAGTGTGATATCCGATTTGGATCACAATAGCTCTGAATCCGAGAAAGATTCGGAGATCGAGTTTATTCGTAATAAGGTCGAGAAGCTGGCTGAGGAACTACCGGACGAGCGAAAGGGTCTCTTTTACGAGGAGAGCTTCGAGGAGGATCTTCCATATGTACCGACGACTCTGCCATTGGAGAAGAGCGTCGCTATACCTATTTTACCGGTTAAACAACGACTTCAGGAAGTAAG GACGATCCCAATCGAGAGACCACGCTCAACGACGCCGATAAATCCAACTTTACTCGACGAGTTTGTGATGCAGACATCGCTGGACGAGCGGCGCGTGGAACGGATGAAGATATCTCTGCCGCGAGAGGATAGTTTCAAGCTGAAGAGCCCACGTCGGCAATACGCCAGTACAGCGAATACGTTCACTGAATTTGCGGGCAAGGTGCCGCCGGATGGCGGCCGCAAAGGCGCTACCAACCAAGGAAAATCACCTAGTCCACCTCCACTGCCACCGAGagcatcatcatcatcgtcatcatcgtcatcagcagcagcagcagcagcaacaacagcaacagcagcgcGGCTGAGCAACTGGATCAACTTTGAAGAAATACCGGAGAAGCGAAAGGCACCGAAACGGATACAGACGATACCGCGCGGCCCAGAGGACGAGATTGCAAAGACTATCAGCGGTGGTTATAGCTACGTGCAACCGGAAGAGTGCAAGTGCGAGTGCCATGAGGAGTCTAGGCGGGCGTCTATGCGAGAGGTAGCGGCGGTGGCAGCGGCTGTCGCCGCTACTGCCACCACCAGCACCAGTACCAGAACCTCCTCTTGCAGCAGCAATGGCGAGCGACCGTGCAACGGCGAAAATTGTACGGCGCCGGCCACTGGCGGTAGCTCGGTCGACCGTGCCAGTATCGTCAG AAATCTGTTTCTGTACTTTCAGTGA